The stretch of DNA GCCCACCAGCAGGACCTCGATTCCGGCGGCATCGAAGATCTCGGCTGTGTACTGCTCGTAGGCGGTCAGCATGGCAAACCGTGTTCCGTCCCGCTTGGCCTGCTGCAGGTGGTGGATGCGCACCTTGGCGGGCTTCCGCTCGGCTGCGGGAGCCGGCTGCGCAGGGCCGCTGCCGTAGGGGGCGGGTACTTCAGCGGACGCGCGTGATTCGAAGCTGTTGGAGGCCATGGGACGAGCGTAGTGCGGTACCGGCCGTCCTAGCTACCGCCGGGGGCGGGCGGCAAAGGTGATTACCGTCATAACCAAGGGCGTCGGCTGGCTGCCGGGGATCGGGAAAGGCGGGTCCGCGGGCCGGCGCGGACCGTGCGCCAGGTTAATGGTGTGTTACGTGCGGCGCAGGCTCAAGCATCGGCGTCGAATGCTTAGTACAGTGTTGGTGAACTGCTGCCGGCTTTCCCCTTGCGTGGACCCGGAGCATGGACGTTTGACCGGAGAAGAGGCCATCATGGACCGCCAGCAAGAGTTTGTCCTGCGCACTATCGAAGAGCGCGACGTACGTTTCGTGCGCCTGTGGTTCACCGACGTCGTGGGATCGCTGAAGTCCGTGGCATTGGCACCGGCAGAGGTCGAAGGGGCCTTCGAGGAAGGCCTTGGCTTCGACGGTTCCTCCATCGAGGGCCTGGCGCGCGTCTTTGAATCGGACATGCTGCTGCAGCCCGATCCCGCCACCTTCCAGATCCTGCCGTGGCGAGGCGAGACGGAACAGACCTCACGCATGTTCTGCGACATCCTCACCCCCGACGGTGAACCCTCCACCGCTGATCCCCGCAACGTGCTCAAGCGCACCCTGGCCAAGGCCGCGGACATGGGCTTCACCTGCTACACGCATCCGGAGATCGAGTTCTACCTCCTCAAATCGCAGGAGCTCGGTGCTGACGGTGCGCCGGTACCGGTGGACGAGGGCGGCTACTTCGACCACGTGCCGGGCGGTGTGGCCCAGGACTTCCGCCGGACCGCGGTGACCATGCTGGAGTCCGTGGGCATCTCCGTGGAATTCAGCCACCACGAGGGCGGCCCGGGACAGAACGAGATCGACCTCCGGTACGCCGATGCCCTGCAGACGGCGGACAACATCATGACCTTCCGCACGGTCATCAAGGAAGTTGCCCTGCAGCAGGGAACCTACGCCACCTTCATGCCCAAGCCGTTCACGGCCCACCCCGGCTCCGGCATGCACACGCACTTTTCCCTGTTCGAAGGCGACAGCAACGCGTTCTTCGAAGCCGGGTCTGAGTACCAGCTCTCCAAGACAGCGCGCCAGTTCATCGCAGGCATCCTCAAGCACGCTCCTGAGTTCACCGCTGTGACCAATCAGTTCGTGAATTCCTACAAGCGGCTGTGGGGCGGCGGCGAAGCGCCGAGCTACCTCAGCTGGGGCCACAACAACCGTTCCGCCCTGGTCCGCGTTCCCCTGTACAAGCCGGGCAAGGGCCAGTCCGCCAGGATCGAATACCGCGGCATCGATTCCGCCACCAACCCGTACCTGGCGTACGCAGTGCTCCTGGGCGCCGGCCTTAAGGGCATCGAGGAAGGCTACGACCTCCCGGCCGCCGCCGAGGACGATGTCTGGTCGCTGAGCTCGGCCGAACGCCGGGCCATGGGACACGACCCCCTGCCGGCCAGCCTGCATGACGCCATCCGCGCCATGGAGGATTCCGAACTGATGCCGCAGATCCTGGGCGAGCAGGTGTTCGAGCACTTCCTCCGCAACAAGCGGGCCGAATGGCAGGACTACCGCCTGCAGGTGACGCCCTACGAACTGCAGCGCAACCTCGGCATCCTCTAGGCTGCCGGCGTGAGCCTGGCACGCCGCCTCATCGCGGCCGGATTCAGCGACCTGGAAAAAGGCGAACGCTTCCTGGCGGCACGTGAGCTGGAGGGGCTGGACCAGGACCGGCTGTTTGCCGGACTCCAGCTGTCGGCCAGCCCGGACGCCGCCCTGCAGTCCCTGGTGCGGCTCATCGAAAAGCACCCCGACCTGCGTGCCGTGGCTGGGGCGGATCCCGAAACCAGTGAGCCGCTGTACCGGGTGCTCGGTGCCTCGGAGGCCCTGGGCGAGTTCCTGATCCGCCACCCCGAACACCTCACGGCGTTCAACGTGCGCACCAGCCCGGAGCCCCTTCCCGCCGACCCCGCGGAGCTGCGGTCCACCCTCCTGCAGTCGGTGGGCGCTGATCCCCGCGCCGCGCGTCCCGTTGCTGCCGTGACAGGCGCGGAGGCCTACGCTGCGCTGCGGACGGCGTACCGCAGGGGAGTGGTGGACCTGGCCATCAAGGATCTCTGCGCCGCGGACCCGCTGGACTTCCTGCCTTCGGTGGGAGGCGAGCTGGCCGACCTTGCCGGCGCGGCCATCGAAGCCGGCCTTGCTGTATCGCGGGCCGAAGCGGCAGAACAGTTCGACGCCGCCGACGTCGCCGACGTGGGCCTGGCAGTCATCGGAATGGGCAAATGCGGTGCCCGCGAGCTGAACTACATCTCCGACGTCGACGTCATCTACGTCATTGATGCCGGGCAGCTGGACGACGCGCACGCCAACACGATCGGAACCGCGCTGGCCAGCGGGATCTCCCGTGCCATCTCCTCCGTGGCGCGCGAGCCCGGCCTCTGGGAGGTCGACGCGAACCTGAGGCCCGAGGGTAAATCCGGGCCGCTGGTACGCACCCTGGCCTCCCACGAGGCCTACTACGCACGCTGGGCCGAAAGCTGGGAGTTCCAGGCGCTGCTGAAGGCGCGCACCATCGCCGGGGACGCCCGGCTGGGCCGCCGGTACGAGGAAGCGGTGGCCCCGCTGATCTGGAATTCCGCAGGCCGCGACGGGTTCGTCGAGTCCGTCCAGGCCATGCGCCGCCGGGTGACGGAGCACATCCCCGCTGCCGAGGAGCAGCGGCAGATCAAGCTGGGCCGCGGCGGCCTGCGGGACGTGGAGTTCACGGTCCAGCTGCTGCAACTGGTCCATGGCAAGGCGGATGAGACGTTACGGCGACGGGACACCACGTCGGCGATTGCGGCACTGTCGGCGGGTGGTTACATCGGGCGCACGGATGCCGCAGCTTTCGACAACGCCTACCGGTACCTGCGGCTCCTGGAGCACCGGATCCAGCTGTTCCAGCTGCGCCGCACGCACCTGATGCCGGTGGCCGAACCGGCCTTGCGTGCCCTGGCAAAGGCGGTGCTCGGCCCGTTCTCCAATGATCGGCCGCACCCCGATGCCCTGCTGAGTGCCTGGCAG from Pseudarthrobacter chlorophenolicus A6 encodes:
- the glnA gene encoding type I glutamate--ammonia ligase; the protein is MDRQQEFVLRTIEERDVRFVRLWFTDVVGSLKSVALAPAEVEGAFEEGLGFDGSSIEGLARVFESDMLLQPDPATFQILPWRGETEQTSRMFCDILTPDGEPSTADPRNVLKRTLAKAADMGFTCYTHPEIEFYLLKSQELGADGAPVPVDEGGYFDHVPGGVAQDFRRTAVTMLESVGISVEFSHHEGGPGQNEIDLRYADALQTADNIMTFRTVIKEVALQQGTYATFMPKPFTAHPGSGMHTHFSLFEGDSNAFFEAGSEYQLSKTARQFIAGILKHAPEFTAVTNQFVNSYKRLWGGGEAPSYLSWGHNNRSALVRVPLYKPGKGQSARIEYRGIDSATNPYLAYAVLLGAGLKGIEEGYDLPAAAEDDVWSLSSAERRAMGHDPLPASLHDAIRAMEDSELMPQILGEQVFEHFLRNKRAEWQDYRLQVTPYELQRNLGIL